In one window of Myxococcales bacterium DNA:
- a CDS encoding DUF4920 domain-containing protein yields MRRLSLALVSAVLGVMTCASFACSKSEALLPPAEERSEAPGAQTGAALKPGATPAAQTFACAKSASAKRYGAKLEGGAAVASLAAVMEDPDKFADKAMRIEGTVRAACTRKGCWMELAKGADREASGARVTFKDYGFFVPTNSAGKVACVEGVLSSRRVAPEEVAHLESEGARFAKKMPDGSAREVRIVATGVEMWDPS; encoded by the coding sequence ATGCGGCGATTGTCGTTGGCCCTCGTGTCTGCCGTTCTTGGCGTTATGACCTGCGCCAGTTTTGCCTGCTCGAAGAGCGAAGCGCTTCTGCCGCCCGCAGAAGAGCGGAGCGAGGCGCCGGGAGCGCAAACAGGCGCCGCGCTCAAGCCAGGTGCCACGCCCGCGGCCCAAACCTTTGCTTGCGCGAAGTCGGCGAGCGCCAAACGCTACGGCGCCAAGCTCGAGGGTGGCGCCGCGGTCGCGTCGCTCGCCGCCGTGATGGAGGACCCCGACAAGTTCGCCGACAAGGCGATGCGCATCGAGGGAACGGTTCGCGCGGCGTGCACCCGCAAGGGCTGCTGGATGGAGCTCGCGAAGGGCGCTGACCGCGAAGCGAGCGGTGCGCGTGTCACCTTCAAGGACTACGGCTTCTTCGTCCCCACGAACTCGGCCGGCAAGGTCGCGTGCGTCGAGGGTGTGCTCTCGTCGCGCCGCGTGGCCCCCGAAGAGGTGGCTCACCTCGAGTCCGAGGGCGCGCGGTTCGCGAAGAAGATGCCCGACGGCAGCGCCCGCGAAGTGCGCATCGTCGCGACGGGCGTCGAGATGTGGGACCCGAGCTAA
- a CDS encoding TIGR01777 family protein, translating into MKVVVTGGTGFVGRALVVALVARGDEVVVLSRGHGAVAGARSVRWSPGERGGWESELAGAHAIVGLAGAGLFDERWTEARLREVRASRVDATALLAASIAERAPTTTFVNASAVGAYGMRSDDAILDESSPRGDDALSRLCAEWEAAAEPAAAAGARLCIARLGIVVGRGGGALEAMLPAFRAFVGGPLGDGRQWLSWVHLADTARALMFLIDNEACRGVFNVTAPEPATMNEFSTVLAATLHRPRLFRVPGFALKMVMGEGRADALLTGQRALPTRLLKEGFTFRFPRLEAAMADACGRPAQRG; encoded by the coding sequence TTGAAGGTCGTCGTCACCGGTGGAACGGGCTTCGTCGGGCGCGCGCTCGTCGTAGCGCTCGTGGCCCGCGGCGATGAGGTCGTGGTTCTCTCGAGGGGGCACGGCGCCGTGGCCGGAGCGCGTTCGGTTCGCTGGTCGCCCGGTGAGAGGGGCGGATGGGAGAGCGAGCTTGCGGGCGCGCACGCGATCGTTGGCCTGGCGGGGGCCGGGCTCTTCGACGAGCGCTGGACCGAAGCGCGACTCCGCGAGGTTCGCGCGAGCCGCGTCGACGCGACGGCGTTGCTCGCGGCGAGCATCGCCGAGCGCGCGCCGACAACGACATTCGTCAACGCGTCCGCCGTTGGCGCCTACGGGATGCGAAGCGACGACGCGATCTTGGACGAATCGTCACCGCGCGGCGACGACGCGCTCAGTCGCCTCTGCGCCGAGTGGGAGGCGGCGGCGGAGCCCGCCGCGGCGGCCGGCGCCCGTCTCTGCATCGCGCGCCTCGGCATCGTCGTCGGGCGCGGCGGCGGCGCGCTCGAAGCCATGCTGCCGGCGTTCCGTGCTTTCGTCGGTGGTCCCCTCGGCGACGGCCGCCAGTGGCTAAGTTGGGTTCACCTGGCCGACACGGCCCGAGCCCTGATGTTCCTGATCGACAACGAAGCCTGCCGAGGCGTCTTCAACGTGACGGCCCCAGAGCCTGCGACGATGAACGAATTTTCGACGGTCCTCGCGGCGACGCTCCATCGCCCGCGCCTTTTTCGCGTGCCCGGCTTCGCGCTCAAGATGGTCATGGGAGAAGGCCGCGCCGACGCGCTCCTCACGGGCCAGCGCGCCTTGCCGACGCGCCTCCTTAAAGAGGGCTTCACGTTCCGCTTCCCGCGCCTCGAGGCGGCGATGGCCGACGCGTGCGGGCGGCCTGCCCAGAGGGGCTGA
- a CDS encoding nuclear transport factor 2 family protein: MSGDPSELVALARAWLDAFNARDLERLLALYASDAVHTSPKLRAREPETNGEIRGKDALRAWWADAMERLPGLRYEERYLTAMGRRVVMEYVRTNPGDEPLYVAEVLVATDAGIICESHVYHG; encoded by the coding sequence ATGAGCGGAGATCCTTCAGAGCTCGTCGCCCTCGCGCGTGCGTGGCTCGACGCGTTCAACGCGCGAGATCTGGAGCGCTTGCTCGCCCTCTACGCCTCCGATGCCGTTCATACGAGCCCGAAGCTCCGCGCGCGCGAGCCCGAAACGAACGGCGAGATTCGTGGCAAGGATGCGCTCCGCGCTTGGTGGGCCGACGCGATGGAGCGGCTCCCCGGCCTTCGCTACGAGGAGCGCTACCTCACAGCGATGGGGCGCCGTGTCGTGATGGAGTACGTGCGAACCAACCCGGGCGACGAACCGCTCTACGTCGCGGAGGTGCTCGTCGCCACCGACGCGGGCATCATCTGCGAGTCGCACGTCTACCATGGCTAA